One part of the Thiothrix nivea DSM 5205 genome encodes these proteins:
- a CDS encoding integration host factor subunit beta, protein MTKSEIIDILSRKQSHLSSRDVELSVKLLLDKMSESLADGGRIEVRGFGSFSLHHRAARKGRNPKTGDQVALPPKHVPHFKPGKELRERVNESREQYAIQD, encoded by the coding sequence ATGACCAAATCTGAAATCATTGATATTTTGTCACGCAAACAAAGCCATCTCAGCAGCCGCGATGTAGAGCTTTCCGTGAAACTGCTGCTGGACAAAATGAGCGAATCACTGGCCGATGGTGGACGTATAGAAGTGCGTGGTTTTGGCAGTTTCTCGTTGCACCACCGCGCTGCGCGTAAAGGCCGCAACCCGAAAACCGGTGATCAAGTAGCCTTGCCGCCCAAGCACGTGCCCCATTTCAAGCCCGGCAAGGAATTGCGTGAACGGGTCAACGAATCCCGCGAACAGTATGCTATTCAGGACTAA
- the cmk gene encoding (d)CMP kinase, whose translation MHIDTVPVITIDGPAGAGKGTIACLLAQKLGWHMLDSGAIYRVAALAALQRKLDLQDETTLAAMIPILKIEFRDGEAWLDGEVVTGEIRNENCASATSKIAALPAVRAALLELQRSFQQSPGLVADGRDMGTVVFPGANHKFYLTASAEIRAERRLKQLSEQGLSAKLCDLIQDINARDERDASRPVAPLKPADDAVLIDTSSLDRGEVFAVVLRHIA comes from the coding sequence ATGCACATTGATACTGTTCCTGTCATCACCATCGACGGCCCCGCCGGAGCGGGCAAGGGCACGATTGCCTGCCTGTTGGCGCAAAAACTCGGTTGGCACATGCTCGACAGTGGTGCCATTTACCGCGTAGCCGCATTGGCTGCGTTACAACGCAAGCTGGATTTGCAGGATGAAACCACACTCGCAGCCATGATTCCCATCCTGAAAATCGAATTTCGGGATGGGGAAGCCTGGCTGGATGGCGAAGTCGTTACAGGTGAAATCCGCAACGAAAACTGCGCCAGCGCCACGTCAAAAATTGCCGCTTTGCCTGCTGTACGTGCAGCCCTGCTTGAGCTTCAGCGCAGTTTCCAGCAGTCTCCCGGGCTGGTTGCCGATGGCCGTGATATGGGTACGGTCGTTTTCCCTGGGGCAAACCATAAGTTTTACCTGACGGCCAGCGCCGAAATACGTGCCGAACGTCGCCTGAAACAGTTGAGTGAACAAGGGCTTAGTGCTAAACTCTGCGACCTTATTCAGGACATCAATGCCCGCGATGAGCGCGACGCCAGCCGCCCGGTAGCCCCGCTAAAACCTGCTGATGATGCAGTGTTAATAGATACCAGTTCGCTGGATCGGGGCGAAGTATTCGCGGTAGTTTTACGCCATATTGCGTAA
- the mnmA gene encoding tRNA 2-thiouridine(34) synthase MnmA encodes MGKRVMVGMSGGVDSSVAALLLLQQGYQVEGLFMKNWEEDDTEDYCSAAVDLADAQAVANQLGIPLHTRNFATEYWDRVFTYFLDEYRAGRTPNPDIMCNKEIKFRAFLDLALELGADYIATGHYARITHEPDGSVQMLKGVDDNKDQTYFLYTLQQHQLQRSLFPVGELEKSRVRDIALEVGFSTARKKDSTGICFIGERKFRDFLQRFLPARPGGIVTADGEVIGKHHGLMYYTLGQRQGLGIGGRKDATEAPWFVVDKDMSNNRLIVTQGHQHALLMKHFLLASQLHWIAGKPPADRFGCKAKIRYRQTEETCEVRLLPDNSCDVCFPDAQRAITPGQSIVFYQGDTCLGGGIIETMATDCPNAKG; translated from the coding sequence ATGGGCAAGCGCGTAATGGTCGGCATGTCCGGCGGGGTAGATTCCTCTGTTGCAGCCCTTCTCCTGCTCCAGCAGGGCTATCAGGTTGAAGGGTTGTTTATGAAAAACTGGGAGGAAGATGATACGGAAGACTACTGTTCCGCCGCCGTTGACCTCGCCGATGCCCAGGCGGTGGCCAACCAGTTGGGTATCCCCCTGCACACGCGTAATTTCGCCACCGAATACTGGGATCGGGTGTTCACCTATTTCCTCGACGAATACCGTGCCGGGCGTACTCCCAACCCAGACATCATGTGCAACAAGGAAATCAAGTTCAGAGCTTTTCTTGATCTCGCACTGGAACTGGGGGCGGATTATATCGCTACTGGCCATTACGCACGCATCACCCACGAGCCCGACGGCAGTGTGCAGATGCTCAAAGGCGTGGACGACAACAAAGACCAGACCTATTTCCTCTACACCCTGCAACAACACCAGTTGCAACGCAGCCTGTTTCCTGTTGGTGAACTGGAAAAAAGCCGGGTGCGGGACATTGCGCTTGAGGTCGGTTTCAGCACCGCCCGCAAGAAGGACAGCACCGGCATCTGCTTCATCGGTGAACGCAAATTCCGTGATTTCCTGCAACGCTTCCTGCCTGCGCGCCCTGGGGGCATCGTAACGGCGGATGGCGAAGTGATCGGCAAACACCACGGTCTGATGTATTACACCCTTGGCCAACGGCAGGGCTTGGGTATTGGCGGGCGCAAAGATGCAACGGAAGCCCCTTGGTTCGTGGTTGACAAGGACATGTCCAATAACCGCCTGATCGTTACCCAGGGGCATCAGCACGCACTCCTGATGAAACATTTCCTGCTGGCATCCCAACTTCATTGGATAGCAGGCAAACCACCTGCTGACAGGTTTGGATGCAAAGCCAAAATCCGCTACCGCCAGACGGAAGAAACCTGCGAAGTGAGGCTTCTGCCAGACAATAGTTGCGACGTTTGTTTTCCTGATGCCCAGCGCGCCATCACACCGGGGCAATCCATCGTGTTCTATCAGGGCGACACTTGTCTTGGCGGTGGCATTATTGAAACCATGGCCACAGACTGCCCCAATGCAAAGGGATAA
- a CDS encoding hydrogenase small subunit: MKQHDEVPRHPTVGEQLRSQGISRRGFLKFCTLLASSMALAPAMVPKIAAALEQAKRPSVIWLSFQECTGCTESLTRSHSPSIEGLIFDAISLDYHHTLQAASGYGAEAAREEAIKENYGKYVLVVDGSIPLDNPGFSTIAGISNVDMLREAAAGAAAIVAVGTCAAFGGLPKANPNPTGAASVADIIKDKPIINVSGCPPIPVVITGVLAHFLTFGLPELDSLGRPKAFYGQNIHDRCYRRPFYERGLFAETFDDKGAKAGWCLYKLGCKGPVTYNACATTKWNEGTSFPIQSGHGCIGCSEPDFWDFGGLYQALSVPSGASGKTVVYAAAAGIAAGVAVAAVNKKTKADAAGLHKTVTVEELNQESQS; encoded by the coding sequence ATGAAACAACATGATGAGGTTCCCCGTCACCCAACTGTAGGGGAGCAACTGCGCTCGCAAGGCATCTCGCGGCGCGGTTTCCTGAAGTTCTGCACCCTGCTGGCGTCGAGCATGGCGCTTGCCCCGGCGATGGTTCCCAAAATCGCGGCTGCGCTGGAGCAGGCCAAACGCCCGTCGGTGATCTGGCTTTCCTTCCAGGAATGCACCGGCTGCACCGAATCCCTGACCCGTTCCCATAGCCCGAGTATCGAAGGGCTGATCTTCGACGCCATTTCGCTGGATTACCACCATACCCTACAGGCCGCATCAGGCTATGGCGCAGAAGCAGCCCGCGAAGAAGCGATCAAGGAAAACTACGGCAAATATGTGCTGGTGGTGGATGGCTCCATTCCGCTCGACAACCCTGGCTTTTCCACCATCGCAGGCATCAGCAATGTGGATATGCTGAGGGAAGCGGCGGCGGGCGCGGCGGCTATTGTGGCAGTCGGCACATGCGCGGCATTTGGTGGCTTGCCGAAAGCGAACCCGAATCCGACCGGTGCGGCGTCTGTTGCCGACATCATCAAGGACAAGCCGATTATCAATGTGTCCGGTTGCCCACCGATTCCAGTGGTGATTACCGGTGTATTGGCTCATTTCCTCACTTTCGGTTTACCGGAACTGGATAGCCTGGGTCGTCCGAAAGCCTTCTATGGGCAGAACATCCACGACCGTTGCTATCGCCGTCCGTTCTATGAGCGTGGCCTGTTTGCTGAAACCTTCGATGACAAAGGCGCGAAAGCAGGCTGGTGTCTGTACAAGCTGGGCTGCAAAGGGCCGGTGACTTACAACGCCTGCGCCACCACCAAATGGAATGAGGGAACCAGTTTCCCGATCCAGTCCGGGCATGGTTGCATTGGTTGTTCCGAACCCGATTTCTGGGATTTCGGTGGTTTGTACCAGGCTTTGTCGGTTCCCTCCGGTGCTTCCGGGAAGACGGTGGTTTACGCCGCTGCTGCGGGTATCGCCGCCGGGGTTGCGGTGGCTGCCGTGAACAAGAAAACCAAGGCGGATGCAGCAGGTTTACACAAGACCGTGACGGTCGAAGAACTGAATCAGGAGTCACAGTCATGA
- the hflD gene encoding high frequency lysogenization protein HflD — protein MEANTRNRTIALAALFQCVEGVTQIATHGRVDSELFDACINSVLTEDNHSAESLYGGLEKLRTGFKVLMHQLGTGSMTPDGRLKDIEATRYAVNLLYLEKKLANDPDMFQALLRNIENAQQQLNFFAMNHPNMVARLAEIYSNTISKIGPRIMIKGDQNHLAQPENAAKIRALLLAGVRAALLWRQAGGSRWKLIFARGAMQKEAQRLLTNPH, from the coding sequence GTGGAAGCTAACACCCGCAACCGAACCATTGCCCTCGCCGCCCTGTTCCAGTGCGTGGAAGGCGTCACCCAGATTGCCACTCACGGCAGGGTTGACAGCGAACTGTTCGACGCTTGTATCAACAGCGTGTTGACAGAAGATAACCACTCGGCAGAATCCCTCTACGGTGGATTGGAAAAGTTACGCACTGGTTTCAAAGTGTTGATGCATCAGCTGGGCACCGGTAGCATGACCCCAGATGGCCGCCTCAAGGACATTGAAGCCACCCGCTACGCTGTCAACCTGTTGTATCTGGAAAAAAAGTTGGCGAATGACCCGGATATGTTCCAAGCACTACTGAGAAATATTGAAAATGCCCAGCAGCAACTCAATTTCTTCGCCATGAACCACCCCAACATGGTGGCACGGCTAGCAGAAATTTACAGCAATACCATCAGCAAGATTGGCCCGCGCATCATGATCAAGGGTGACCAGAACCACCTTGCCCAACCTGAAAATGCTGCCAAAATCCGCGCCCTGTTACTGGCTGGTGTGCGTGCTGCCCTGCTGTGGCGGCAGGCAGGCGGCAGCCGCTGGAAGCTGATCTTTGCCCGTGGAGCGATGCAGAAAGAAGCGCAACGGCTGCTTACAAATCCGCATTGA
- the rpsA gene encoding 30S ribosomal protein S1, which produces MTESFAELFEESLSYTQMQPGALLNATVLEVRNDFIIVSAGLKSEGVIPAEQFKNERGEITVKVGDLVEVALDTVEDGFGETRLSREKARRLRAWEILEEAFNNEEIITGTITGKVKGGFVVELGDIRAFLPGSLVDVRPVRDTSYLENKELEFKLIKLDQKRNNVVVSRRAVVEEEYSAEREALMENLQEGQVVKGIVKNLTDYGAFLDLGGIDGLLHITDMAWKRVKHPSEVVNIGDEIDVKVLKFDRDKNRVSLGLKQLGEDPWQDLVRRYPSGTRIFGKVSNLTDYGCFVEIEDGVEGLVHVSEMDWTNKNVNPAKVVTLGDEVEVMILDIDAERRRISLGMKQCQPNPWDEFAANHNKGDRVSGKIKSITDFGIFIGLDGGIDGLVHLSDISWNMPGEEAVRSYKKGDEVEAVVLAVDPERERISLGIKQMEQDPFSNFVAAHSKGSVVKGTVVEVTPKAAKIDLGEGIEGILRASELSRDRVEDARTLLKEGDTIEAKFMGVDRKTRSINLSIKAKDDEEEARVMREYTGRSGGASTSLGDIFKEQMGE; this is translated from the coding sequence ATGACTGAAAGTTTTGCTGAACTGTTTGAAGAGAGCCTTTCCTACACCCAAATGCAGCCGGGCGCTCTGCTCAATGCAACAGTTCTCGAAGTACGTAACGATTTCATCATCGTTAGCGCTGGCCTGAAATCCGAAGGCGTTATCCCAGCCGAGCAGTTCAAGAACGAGCGCGGCGAAATTACCGTCAAAGTTGGTGATCTGGTAGAAGTGGCTCTGGATACCGTGGAAGACGGTTTCGGCGAAACCCGCCTTTCCCGTGAAAAAGCCCGCCGTCTGCGTGCTTGGGAAATTCTGGAAGAAGCCTTCAACAACGAAGAAATCATCACCGGCACCATCACTGGTAAAGTCAAGGGCGGCTTTGTGGTTGAACTGGGCGACATCCGTGCGTTCTTGCCGGGTTCCCTGGTTGATGTACGCCCTGTGCGCGACACTTCCTATCTGGAAAACAAGGAACTGGAATTCAAGCTGATCAAGCTCGACCAGAAGCGCAACAACGTGGTTGTTTCCCGCCGTGCAGTAGTAGAAGAAGAATACAGCGCGGAACGCGAAGCGCTGATGGAAAACCTGCAAGAAGGTCAGGTAGTCAAGGGTATCGTCAAGAACCTCACCGACTACGGCGCGTTCCTCGACCTGGGTGGCATCGACGGTTTGCTGCACATTACCGACATGGCCTGGAAGCGTGTCAAGCATCCTTCCGAAGTGGTCAATATCGGTGATGAAATCGACGTTAAAGTCCTCAAGTTCGATCGCGACAAGAACCGTGTATCCCTCGGCCTCAAACAGCTGGGCGAAGATCCATGGCAAGATCTGGTGCGCCGTTACCCATCCGGCACCCGCATCTTTGGCAAGGTTAGCAACCTGACCGACTACGGCTGCTTCGTTGAAATCGAAGATGGTGTTGAAGGTCTGGTGCACGTCTCTGAAATGGACTGGACTAACAAGAACGTCAACCCTGCGAAAGTTGTAACCCTGGGCGATGAAGTGGAAGTCATGATCCTCGACATCGACGCAGAGCGCCGTCGTATTTCCTTGGGCATGAAGCAGTGCCAGCCTAACCCGTGGGATGAGTTCGCAGCCAACCACAACAAGGGCGACCGCGTTTCCGGCAAGATCAAATCCATCACTGACTTCGGTATCTTCATCGGTCTGGATGGCGGCATCGACGGCCTGGTTCACCTGTCTGACATTTCCTGGAACATGCCGGGCGAAGAAGCTGTGCGTAGCTACAAGAAAGGTGACGAAGTGGAAGCGGTCGTACTGGCTGTTGACCCAGAGCGTGAGCGTATCTCCCTCGGCATCAAGCAGATGGAGCAGGATCCGTTCTCAAACTTCGTGGCAGCCCATTCCAAAGGCAGCGTAGTCAAGGGTACTGTGGTTGAAGTCACGCCCAAGGCCGCCAAAATTGATCTGGGTGAAGGCATCGAAGGCATCCTGCGCGCTTCTGAACTGTCCCGTGACCGCGTGGAAGATGCTCGTACACTGCTGAAAGAAGGCGACACCATTGAAGCCAAGTTCATGGGTGTTGATCGCAAGACCCGTTCCATTAACCTGTCCATCAAGGCCAAGGATGATGAGGAAGAAGCCCGCGTGATGCGTGAGTACACTGGCCGTTCCGGTGGTGCTTCCACGTCTCTCGGCGATATCTTCAAGGAACAGATGGGCGAATAA
- a CDS encoding (Fe-S)-binding protein, producing MSTLTLERGLNEFKAQLDAPMASFFSSCVHCGMCAEACLFYTENPDPKFTPIYKLEPMRRVWEQEYTLIGKLKKALGLSKPVTDTELAEWQELVYNNCSLCGRCSAVCPVGNDITYMIRKMREGMVASGHVPEGLVGASTRAVQIGSPMGVRLPALQAQVKHIEKATGLEVPFDKEGAEYLLMLSSMEIMNYPEYLEAVGKILTNAGKTWTLSSDCFEATNSGIQIGSSDIARELVSRIVNAAEKLKVKTVISPECGHAYTALRWEGPNLIGRPYTFAAKHIVEVLDELRAEGLLQTEGFEDAKMTFHDPCQLVRRGGVIEQPRNLLNMVAKNFVEMSDHGYMNWCCGAGGGVSANEDAEEVKLKAFQRKKKQLDELGVDTLVTACANCRIQLEEGLEVNQMDMPVVGLTEMIADHLKKIPLNPPFAKGEARESGTDQVPPFEKGGLGGISLSDKGGAA from the coding sequence ATGAGCACGCTGACACTCGAACGCGGCCTCAACGAATTCAAGGCGCAACTCGACGCGCCGATGGCCAGTTTCTTCTCCTCCTGCGTGCATTGCGGGATGTGTGCGGAAGCCTGTTTGTTCTACACCGAAAACCCTGACCCCAAATTCACGCCCATCTACAAGCTGGAGCCGATGCGCCGCGTGTGGGAACAGGAATACACCCTGATCGGCAAACTGAAAAAAGCCCTGGGGCTAAGCAAGCCTGTCACGGATACCGAACTCGCCGAATGGCAGGAGCTGGTTTACAACAACTGCTCCCTGTGCGGACGTTGCTCGGCGGTTTGCCCGGTCGGCAACGACATCACCTACATGATCCGCAAGATGCGTGAAGGCATGGTCGCTTCCGGACACGTGCCGGAAGGGCTGGTCGGTGCTTCCACCCGTGCCGTGCAGATCGGTAGCCCGATGGGTGTGCGCCTGCCAGCCCTGCAAGCGCAGGTCAAACACATTGAGAAAGCCACCGGTCTGGAAGTGCCTTTCGACAAGGAGGGCGCGGAATACCTGTTGATGTTGTCCTCGATGGAAATCATGAACTACCCGGAATATCTGGAAGCCGTCGGCAAAATCCTCACCAACGCAGGCAAGACCTGGACGCTGAGTTCGGATTGTTTCGAGGCCACCAACTCCGGCATCCAGATTGGCTCGTCAGACATTGCGAGGGAGCTGGTCAGCCGCATCGTCAACGCCGCCGAAAAGCTGAAAGTCAAAACCGTGATCAGCCCCGAATGTGGGCACGCCTATACCGCGTTGCGCTGGGAAGGCCCCAATCTGATCGGGCGGCCTTACACTTTCGCGGCGAAGCACATCGTCGAGGTTCTGGATGAATTGCGGGCGGAAGGTCTGCTGCAAACCGAAGGTTTCGAGGACGCCAAAATGACCTTCCACGACCCCTGCCAGTTGGTGCGCCGTGGCGGTGTCATCGAGCAACCCCGTAACCTGCTCAACATGGTGGCGAAAAACTTCGTGGAAATGTCCGACCATGGCTACATGAACTGGTGTTGCGGTGCTGGTGGTGGTGTGTCTGCCAACGAAGACGCCGAAGAGGTCAAGCTCAAAGCCTTCCAGCGCAAGAAAAAGCAACTGGACGAACTGGGCGTCGACACGCTGGTGACAGCCTGTGCCAACTGCCGCATCCAGTTGGAGGAAGGACTGGAAGTCAACCAGATGGATATGCCGGTGGTTGGCCTGACGGAAATGATCGCTGACCATTTGAAGAAAATCCCCCTCAATCCCCCTTTTGCAAAGGGGGAGGCAAGAGAGAGTGGCACGGATCAGGTTCCCCCCTTTGAAAAAGGGGGGTTAGGGGGGATTTCTCTTTCTGACAAGGGAGGTGCGGCATGA
- the pyrF gene encoding orotidine-5'-phosphate decarboxylase, which yields MSSRLIIALDFPSAEQALAFVAPLDPAQCKLKVGFELFVAAGPDFVRQLTGRGFDVFLDLKFHDIPNTVASACKSAAALGAWMINVHASGGSKMMAAARAALQEVGNPPKLIAVTVLTSMDKAQLAGTGVGAEPAVQVKHLAQLAATNGLDGVVCSAQEAAMLREALGNDFLLVTPGIRPAGSSQGDQSRVMTPAQAREAGVSYVVVGRPITQAADPLAVIAQINADL from the coding sequence ATGTCCAGCCGTTTAATTATTGCTCTTGATTTCCCTTCCGCCGAACAAGCACTGGCCTTTGTCGCTCCGCTTGATCCTGCCCAATGCAAACTCAAGGTGGGATTTGAATTATTCGTGGCGGCAGGCCCTGATTTTGTGCGCCAACTGACGGGGCGTGGGTTCGATGTTTTTCTGGATCTGAAATTCCATGACATCCCCAATACGGTGGCCTCTGCCTGCAAATCCGCCGCTGCCCTTGGGGCGTGGATGATCAATGTCCATGCTTCCGGTGGCTCCAAAATGATGGCGGCGGCGCGGGCTGCTTTGCAGGAAGTGGGGAACCCGCCCAAGCTGATTGCCGTTACGGTACTGACCTCCATGGACAAGGCGCAACTGGCCGGGACAGGCGTTGGGGCAGAACCTGCCGTACAGGTCAAGCATTTAGCGCAACTGGCTGCTACTAACGGGTTGGATGGGGTTGTGTGTTCAGCGCAGGAAGCGGCTATGCTGCGGGAGGCGCTGGGGAACGATTTCCTGTTGGTGACGCCTGGCATCCGTCCAGCAGGCAGTAGCCAAGGCGACCAGTCACGGGTAATGACGCCTGCACAGGCACGGGAAGCAGGGGTCAGTTACGTCGTTGTGGGCAGGCCAATCACGCAAGCTGCCGACCCGCTAGCGGTGATTGCGCAGATCAATGCGGATTTGTAA
- a CDS encoding tetratricopeptide repeat protein: MQEILFLLLPIAFYSGWQAARKRYKGRQEKRKEISVRFVRGINYLLSEEPDKALDVFLNYPEIDEYTANTFLLLGNLFRNRGEINRALRIHQNLVARSDLSKSQRLSAMLALGEDFFAAGMLDRAESVFSELLKDDPKRADACEPLRNIYEQLHEWDKAIEIAQCTQQRSKVDQSRLIAHYYCELAAQELQKQNLFKAEETIKKAAKAYPDSARVLVLKGDLAYARAQRDEALEIYQQAIRQDTRLLGMLFNQLINNFKYSHELERLYAFIQQTFAKTRDARLFGYLLQLAYKLGKIREMRAEVEEHLNKGKPTLNTLASSAQVLASLWQEEHTCEITQVQTALQRLAASQPDFQCSHCGYKMHGYLWRCPACHQWDTVSNV, translated from the coding sequence ATGCAAGAAATCCTCTTTTTATTATTGCCGATAGCCTTTTATTCAGGCTGGCAAGCTGCCCGCAAACGCTATAAAGGGCGTCAGGAAAAGCGCAAGGAAATTTCCGTGCGTTTTGTCCGTGGGATCAACTACCTGTTGAGTGAGGAACCCGACAAGGCGCTGGATGTCTTCCTCAATTACCCGGAAATTGACGAGTACACAGCCAATACCTTCCTGTTGCTGGGCAATCTTTTCCGTAACCGGGGGGAAATCAATCGCGCCCTGCGTATCCATCAGAATCTGGTGGCACGTTCCGACCTGAGCAAATCGCAGCGCCTATCCGCGATGCTGGCGCTGGGGGAAGATTTTTTTGCTGCTGGTATGCTGGATCGGGCTGAAAGTGTGTTTTCCGAACTGCTCAAGGATGACCCTAAACGTGCTGATGCTTGTGAGCCATTACGCAATATTTATGAACAGCTGCATGAATGGGACAAGGCTATCGAAATTGCCCAGTGCACCCAGCAACGCAGCAAGGTGGATCAGAGCCGCCTGATTGCACATTACTATTGCGAGCTGGCAGCCCAGGAATTGCAGAAGCAAAACCTGTTCAAAGCCGAAGAGACCATCAAAAAAGCTGCCAAAGCCTATCCCGACTCGGCGCGGGTTTTAGTTTTAAAGGGTGACCTTGCTTATGCCCGCGCCCAGCGGGATGAGGCACTGGAGATCTATCAGCAGGCTATTCGCCAGGATACCCGCCTATTAGGTATGCTTTTCAATCAGTTAATTAATAATTTTAAGTATTCACATGAACTTGAGCGCCTGTATGCCTTTATCCAACAAACATTCGCCAAAACGCGGGATGCCAGATTGTTTGGCTACCTGCTGCAATTGGCCTACAAGCTGGGAAAAATCAGGGAAATGCGTGCCGAAGTTGAAGAGCATCTCAACAAAGGCAAGCCGACTTTGAACACCTTGGCCAGTTCTGCCCAAGTATTGGCTTCCTTGTGGCAAGAGGAACACACCTGTGAAATAACCCAGGTGCAAACCGCCTTGCAGCGTCTGGCCGCCAGCCAACCTGATTTTCAATGCAGCCATTGCGGTTATAAAATGCATGGCTACCTCTGGCGTTGCCCAGCTTGCCATCAGTGGGATACTGTCAGTAATGTCTAA
- a CDS encoding nickel-dependent hydrogenase large subunit, with protein sequence MTDRVVVDPITRIEGHLRIEAQMNGNTIEQAYSAGTMVRGIEIILRGRDPRDAWAYAQRICGVCTLVHGIASVRSVENALNYTIPPNAQLIRNLMIAAQYVHDHVMHFYHLHALDWVDVVSALKADPKATSELAQKISPSWPNASAGYFADQQTKLKKFVEAGQLGIFAKAYWGHPAYKLPPEANLMAVSHYLEALQWQRDVAKLHAIFGGKNPHPNFLVGGVPCAIDLNSDSAINMERLAQVQTIIKQMQTFVDQVYVPDTLAIASFYKDWFKQGEGLGNFMTYGDFPEKGMDDPSSFLIPAGVILNRDLSKIHPVDLNAEDQIQEFVAHSWYDYSGGKQQGLHPYAGETELNYTGPKPPYTQLEVDQSYSWMKSPRWKGQPVEVGPLARVLMLYATGHEHTKALVDYSLKYLDAPIEALFSTLGRTAARTLETKIIADKMQTWFDNLVANIKAGDTKTFNETLWEPSSWPSKAQGVGYMEAPRGALAHWIVIKDQKIDNYQAVVPSTWNAGPRDVQNQPGAYEASLAGHELHDPKQPVEILRTIHSFDPCIACAVHVTDPDGEELIKVQVR encoded by the coding sequence ATGACAGACCGTGTCGTTGTAGACCCCATCACCCGCATCGAAGGCCACCTGCGCATCGAAGCGCAAATGAACGGCAACACCATCGAGCAGGCGTATTCTGCCGGAACCATGGTGCGCGGCATCGAAATCATCCTGCGCGGGCGCGACCCACGTGATGCCTGGGCGTATGCGCAACGCATCTGTGGCGTGTGCACGCTGGTGCACGGCATTGCCTCGGTGCGTTCGGTGGAAAACGCGCTGAATTACACCATTCCGCCCAACGCGCAACTAATCCGCAACCTGATGATCGCGGCGCAATACGTGCATGACCATGTGATGCATTTCTATCATTTGCACGCGCTCGACTGGGTGGATGTGGTGTCGGCGCTCAAGGCCGATCCGAAGGCGACCTCCGAGCTGGCGCAGAAGATTTCGCCGAGCTGGCCGAATGCCTCCGCCGGTTATTTCGCCGATCAGCAGACCAAGCTGAAGAAATTCGTCGAGGCCGGGCAACTGGGCATTTTCGCCAAGGCTTACTGGGGGCATCCGGCCTACAAGCTGCCGCCGGAAGCCAACCTGATGGCGGTTTCGCACTACCTCGAAGCCCTGCAATGGCAGCGCGATGTGGCCAAATTGCACGCCATTTTCGGCGGCAAAAACCCGCACCCTAACTTCCTGGTGGGCGGCGTACCGTGCGCGATTGACCTGAATTCTGATTCCGCCATCAACATGGAACGGCTGGCGCAGGTGCAGACCATCATCAAGCAGATGCAAACCTTCGTCGATCAGGTGTATGTGCCCGACACGCTGGCCATCGCCAGTTTCTACAAGGACTGGTTCAAGCAGGGCGAAGGCTTGGGCAACTTCATGACCTACGGCGATTTCCCGGAAAAGGGTATGGATGATCCGTCTTCCTTCCTGATTCCGGCGGGCGTGATCCTCAACCGCGACCTGTCGAAAATCCACCCCGTCGACCTGAATGCGGAAGACCAGATTCAGGAATTCGTCGCGCATTCGTGGTACGACTACAGCGGCGGCAAGCAGCAGGGTTTGCATCCGTATGCGGGTGAAACCGAACTCAATTACACCGGCCCCAAACCGCCGTACACCCAACTGGAAGTGGATCAGTCCTATTCCTGGATGAAATCACCGCGTTGGAAAGGTCAGCCAGTCGAGGTCGGGCCACTGGCGCGGGTGCTGATGCTGTATGCCACCGGCCACGAACACACCAAGGCGCTGGTCGATTACTCGCTGAAATACCTGGATGCGCCGATCGAAGCGCTGTTTTCCACCTTGGGCCGCACCGCCGCACGCACGCTGGAAACCAAGATCATCGCCGACAAAATGCAGACCTGGTTCGACAACCTCGTCGCCAACATCAAGGCGGGCGACACCAAGACCTTCAACGAAACCTTGTGGGAGCCTTCCAGCTGGCCATCCAAAGCGCAGGGCGTCGGTTACATGGAAGCCCCGCGCGGCGCACTCGCGCACTGGATCGTGATCAAGGATCAAAAGATCGACAACTATCAGGCAGTCGTTCCCAGCACCTGGAACGCCGGGCCGCGTGACGTGCAGAACCAGCCGGGCGCGTATGAGGCTTCGCTGGCAGGTCACGAATTGCACGACCCGAAACAGCCGGTCGAAATCCTGCGCACCATCCACAGTTTCGACCCGTGCATTGCCTGCGCCGTGCATGTGACCGACCCGGATGGGGAAGAGCTGATCAAGGTACAAGTGAGGTAA